In Paenibacillus sonchi, a single genomic region encodes these proteins:
- a CDS encoding sugar phosphate isomerase/epimerase family protein, whose amino-acid sequence MKTSTIAAQMYTLREFTQTPEGLRESFLKVKDIGYQAVQVSGIGPIDPQLVKQYADEAGLVICATHVPWDRLVNDLDALAAEHKLWNCKYVGLGALPGEYQTSQEGYRTFAKKVSEIALVLKQKHGLQFVYHNHDFEFERLDGVTGLEVLLQEADPAAFDFELDLYWVQAGGGSPVDWIHRVKDRMRVVHLKDMAVVARKAEFAEIGQGNMNYPAIIEACRETGVEWFVVEQDVCRRDPFESLKISLDYLHTLL is encoded by the coding sequence ATGAAGACGTCAACGATTGCTGCGCAAATGTATACCCTGCGGGAATTCACCCAGACCCCGGAAGGGCTGCGGGAGAGCTTCCTTAAAGTGAAGGACATCGGCTATCAGGCTGTGCAGGTTTCGGGTATTGGCCCGATTGATCCGCAGCTGGTGAAGCAATACGCGGATGAAGCCGGGCTTGTTATCTGTGCGACACATGTCCCCTGGGACAGGCTGGTGAATGATCTTGACGCACTGGCCGCTGAACATAAGCTCTGGAACTGTAAATATGTCGGACTTGGAGCGCTGCCGGGCGAGTATCAGACCAGTCAGGAGGGCTACCGCACTTTTGCCAAGAAGGTCTCCGAAATCGCTCTTGTTCTGAAGCAGAAGCACGGGCTGCAGTTCGTTTATCATAATCACGATTTTGAGTTCGAGCGTCTGGACGGTGTTACCGGACTTGAAGTGCTGCTTCAGGAAGCGGACCCGGCGGCGTTCGATTTCGAGCTGGATCTTTACTGGGTTCAGGCCGGCGGGGGAAGTCCGGTAGATTGGATTCACAGGGTCAAGGACAGAATGCGGGTTGTGCATCTGAAGGATATGGCGGTAGTTGCAAGGAAAGCGGAATTTGCCGAGATCGGCCAAGGAAATATGAATTACCCGGCGATTATTGAGGCCTGCCGTGAGACCGGAGTAGAGTGGTTTGTCGTTGAGCAGGATGTCTGCCGCCGCGATCCGTTCGAGAGCCTGAAGATCAGCCTGGACTATCTGCACACACTGCTATAA
- a CDS encoding Gfo/Idh/MocA family protein: MSRKDGMNYAPKHEAKPVVGPGEFVIAAIALDHGHIYGMCNGLVEAGAQLKWVYDPDPEKVKAFIAAYPEVQVARSAEEVLEDPEVRLVAAAAVPSERGPLGLRVMAHGKDYFTDKAPFTAMEQLEAAWLQSEKTKRKYMCYFSERLHVESAVYAGQLIRQGAIGRVLQLIGMGPHRLNAPSRPEWFFQREKYGGILCDIGSHQIEQFLYYGNCRDAKVLHSKVANYNNAAYPELEDFGDATLVGDNGTTQYFRVDWFTPAGLGTWGDGRTIIMGTEGYMELRKYSDIARSNTPDHVFWVDGQGEHYEQVAGKVGFPFFGELILDCLERTELAMTQAHVFKAAELCLTAQSQALNLTPDILR; the protein is encoded by the coding sequence ATGAGCCGCAAAGACGGAATGAATTATGCGCCCAAGCATGAGGCCAAACCGGTGGTTGGGCCGGGTGAATTCGTAATCGCAGCAATCGCGCTGGACCATGGTCACATCTATGGCATGTGCAACGGGCTGGTGGAAGCCGGAGCCCAACTGAAATGGGTATATGATCCTGACCCCGAAAAGGTCAAAGCCTTTATCGCCGCTTATCCGGAGGTCCAGGTGGCAAGATCCGCAGAAGAAGTGCTGGAAGACCCGGAGGTCCGCCTGGTGGCGGCAGCGGCGGTGCCTTCCGAGCGGGGGCCGCTGGGCTTGCGTGTAATGGCCCACGGGAAGGATTATTTTACGGATAAAGCCCCGTTTACCGCGATGGAGCAGCTTGAAGCGGCATGGTTGCAGTCAGAGAAGACCAAACGCAAATATATGTGCTACTTCAGCGAACGGCTGCATGTGGAAAGTGCGGTCTACGCCGGGCAGTTGATCCGTCAGGGAGCTATCGGCCGGGTGCTGCAGCTGATCGGGATGGGACCGCACCGGCTAAATGCGCCCAGCCGTCCTGAATGGTTTTTCCAGCGCGAGAAGTACGGCGGCATACTCTGTGATATCGGCAGCCACCAGATTGAGCAGTTTCTCTACTATGGGAACTGCCGGGATGCTAAAGTGCTGCACAGCAAGGTTGCCAACTATAATAACGCGGCCTACCCGGAGCTGGAGGATTTCGGCGATGCGACCTTGGTAGGCGACAATGGGACGACCCAATATTTCCGCGTGGACTGGTTCACCCCGGCGGGGCTGGGCACATGGGGAGATGGCCGGACCATTATCATGGGAACCGAAGGGTACATGGAGCTGCGCAAATACAGCGATATTGCCCGGTCGAACACACCGGATCATGTATTTTGGGTGGATGGGCAAGGCGAGCATTATGAGCAGGTGGCCGGGAAGGTAGGTTTTCCTTTCTTCGGAGAGCTGATTCTGGACTGCTTGGAGCGCACTGAGCTGGCGATGACCCAGGCCCATGTGTTCAAAGCTGCGGAGCTGTGTCTTACGGCGCAATCCCAGGCGTTGAACCTCACCCCGGATATACTCAGATAG
- a CDS encoding Gfo/Idh/MocA family protein, whose translation MSTIGAAIIGCGAIAPLHAKAIQSMEGARLVAVADTDPAKAAEAAKNYGCEALTDYKQLLGRTDIGIVHLCTPHHLHAPMAAEFLEAGHHVLTEKPIALDVPSARRIQEAAAASQGQLGIVFQNRYNNPSIRIKETIDSGNLGRLICMKGIVTWYRSEDYYTESGWRGKWATEGGGVLINQTIHTLDLLQWFGGEIASVTGSVTTDVLNEVIEVEDTAHACIIFKNNVRGLFYGTNAYSVNSPVEMELVFEQGTLLLRRDCLYLWKDGHETLLSEPVSTAVEGKSYWGTSHQRLIQDFYKHVREGRKFWIDAGEGIKALEVIAGIYSSAENPSN comes from the coding sequence ATGAGTACAATAGGAGCAGCCATCATCGGGTGCGGGGCAATTGCTCCCTTGCACGCCAAGGCGATTCAATCCATGGAAGGCGCCCGGCTGGTGGCCGTTGCCGACACAGATCCTGCAAAGGCAGCTGAAGCAGCCAAGAATTACGGCTGTGAGGCGTTAACAGACTATAAGCAGCTTCTGGGGAGAACGGATATCGGCATTGTCCATTTATGCACGCCGCATCATCTGCATGCACCGATGGCAGCGGAGTTTCTTGAGGCAGGCCATCATGTTTTAACAGAGAAGCCCATCGCGCTGGATGTTCCCTCTGCCCGGCGTATCCAGGAAGCGGCGGCGGCCAGCCAGGGACAGCTTGGCATTGTCTTTCAAAACCGCTATAATAACCCTTCCATCCGGATCAAAGAGACCATTGATTCCGGGAATCTGGGCCGGCTCATCTGCATGAAGGGGATTGTAACCTGGTACCGGAGCGAAGACTATTATACGGAGAGCGGCTGGCGGGGCAAATGGGCTACCGAAGGCGGCGGAGTGCTGATTAATCAGACGATCCATACCCTTGATCTGCTGCAATGGTTCGGGGGCGAGATTGCCTCCGTCACCGGAAGTGTGACCACCGATGTGCTGAATGAAGTCATCGAAGTGGAGGATACGGCACATGCCTGCATTATTTTCAAGAATAATGTCCGGGGACTCTTCTACGGTACGAATGCTTATTCCGTGAATTCTCCGGTAGAAATGGAGCTTGTCTTTGAGCAAGGCACGCTGCTTCTGCGCCGGGACTGCCTGTATCTCTGGAAAGACGGCCATGAAACACTGCTGTCTGAGCCCGTATCCACGGCGGTCGAAGGCAAGTCCTACTGGGGAACCAGCCATCAGCGGTTAATCCAGGACTTTTACAAGCACGTCAGAGAAGGGCGGAAATTCTGGATTGACGCGGGCGAGGGGATCAAGGCGCTGGAGGTTATTGCCGGCATCTATTCATCTGCAGAGAATCCCTCAAATTGA
- the msrA gene encoding peptide-methionine (S)-S-oxide reductase MsrA: MEQAMFAGGCFWCMVTPFEELPGIQGIVSGYAGGTVENPTYEQVKTGTTGHYEVVQITYDPALFPYSRLLELFWPQIDPTDDGGQFQDRGAQYRTAVFYYNEEQRLAALASRDQVAASGRFEGPVVTEILPAPRFYRAEEYHQDYHKKNPKHYKEDREQSGRDTFIAEHW, translated from the coding sequence ATGGAACAGGCAATGTTTGCCGGAGGCTGCTTCTGGTGCATGGTGACACCTTTTGAGGAGCTGCCTGGAATTCAAGGGATTGTCTCCGGCTACGCCGGGGGTACGGTAGAGAACCCCACCTATGAGCAGGTCAAAACCGGAACGACAGGTCATTATGAGGTGGTGCAGATCACTTATGATCCGGCCTTGTTCCCATACTCCAGGCTGCTGGAGCTGTTCTGGCCGCAAATCGATCCGACGGATGACGGCGGACAGTTTCAGGATAGAGGCGCCCAATACCGTACAGCGGTATTCTACTATAATGAAGAGCAGCGCCTGGCCGCCTTGGCTTCCCGCGATCAGGTTGCGGCCAGCGGGAGATTTGAGGGTCCGGTGGTGACGGAAATTCTGCCGGCGCCGCGCTTTTACCGGGCGGAGGAATATCATCAGGACTATCACAAAAAGAATCCGAAGCACTATAAAGAGGACCGCGAGCAATCCGGACGCGACACCTTTATTGCGGAGCATTGGTAA
- a CDS encoding glycoside hydrolase family 64 protein yields the protein MSVLALLLLISCFPLFGSRAEAADYTQGVDLSGTTATIWFKSTVNTSWVDVHYKVNNGTQLNLRMAYNSSKARYEQAVTGVASGTALTYFFTYNNGTPAYDTGWFTYNAGPTPTTPPSNPSGSIYSVPASSIPVAPNGSISVKVMNGTGGAYPDSQIYWGVLGINPANKQWSYLDLNGNLVPISTALNDASGHLTKNGVNYANIYHKVSEASWVNLPKITSGRMFLSVGTPLYIKTYNDGFAGPNVDNPTDPNRNIYFDFVEFTVDDAGYHGNTTRVDGFGFPIQHRLVNMSGSFDQTVGEFESETRAGLFTKYQNEVPSAFKSLATDQAPYRIVAPIHGSFAAGGANANYFAGYSSYNTQDILRCDGALTDAATAAAINRHVYTTSNWNNVANYYKAAPANYYAKFWHDHSINGLAYGFPYDDVNGQAAYLEVGDPKGLIIRVAW from the coding sequence ATGTCTGTGCTCGCGCTCCTGCTGCTGATCTCCTGCTTCCCGCTGTTCGGCTCCAGGGCTGAGGCCGCCGACTACACGCAAGGTGTCGATTTGTCGGGTACCACGGCAACAATCTGGTTCAAATCCACCGTGAACACAAGTTGGGTGGATGTGCATTACAAGGTTAACAATGGTACACAGTTGAATCTCCGCATGGCGTACAACAGCAGTAAAGCCCGTTATGAACAAGCGGTGACGGGTGTTGCCAGCGGCACGGCCCTCACCTATTTCTTCACCTACAATAATGGAACACCTGCGTATGACACGGGCTGGTTCACTTACAATGCAGGGCCAACACCGACCACACCGCCTTCGAATCCCTCCGGTTCGATCTATTCTGTTCCAGCCTCATCCATTCCTGTTGCGCCAAACGGTTCCATCTCCGTAAAAGTAATGAACGGGACAGGCGGGGCATATCCCGACAGCCAGATCTACTGGGGGGTTCTGGGGATTAATCCGGCCAACAAACAATGGAGTTATCTGGATCTGAACGGGAATCTTGTACCAATCTCCACGGCTCTGAACGACGCTTCCGGACATCTGACCAAAAATGGCGTGAATTATGCGAACATTTATCACAAGGTCAGCGAAGCTTCCTGGGTCAACCTGCCCAAAATCACCTCTGGACGAATGTTCCTCAGTGTAGGCACACCACTGTACATCAAGACTTATAACGACGGCTTCGCCGGACCGAATGTCGATAATCCGACTGATCCGAACCGCAATATCTACTTTGATTTTGTGGAATTTACAGTCGATGACGCCGGTTACCATGGGAATACTACCCGCGTTGACGGCTTCGGCTTCCCGATCCAGCACCGGCTGGTGAACATGTCGGGGTCTTTTGACCAGACGGTAGGCGAATTTGAATCGGAAACCCGTGCCGGATTATTTACAAAATATCAGAACGAAGTGCCGTCCGCCTTCAAATCGTTAGCTACGGATCAGGCACCCTACCGGATTGTGGCACCGATACATGGATCTTTTGCTGCTGGCGGAGCCAATGCCAACTATTTCGCCGGTTATTCCAGCTACAACACCCAGGATATTCTCCGCTGCGACGGAGCGCTGACCGATGCCGCAACGGCTGCTGCGATCAACCGCCATGTCTATACAACCAGCAACTGGAATAATGTCGCCAACTATTACAAAGCCGCTCCGGCCAACTATTATGCGAAGTTCTGGCATGACCATAGCATTAACGGCCTGGCCTACGGCTTCCCGTATGATGATGTCAACGGCCAAGCTGCCTACCTGGAGGTAGGCGATCCCAAAGGACTGATTATCCGTGTCGCCTGGTAA
- a CDS encoding cell wall-binding repeat-containing protein, which produces MNKNIWATALTTVLLGAVLAGCSAGNNSTSAQPDNGSPATVPAPWLATKNTTRINTSDPVQAAVLVSQTLWTAETKSSRPASVVLTDVSSWQIAAASTDLIHHPSNGPVLFFTKDGIPDATLTELKRLKPSGAESNKGIQAVLAGPVAAGVEEQLKELGLKIDKIEGSGPAEIAKSIDDYYAKVSGNLPQSVIIGSMDSPEYTLPAVNWIAHMPEPLLYVSKDEIPAATAEALKARNGSAAIYILGPTSAVSADVEAQLKEYGSVTRISGDDPYANAIAFARFKDESNGFGWGITTPGHNLSLLTPDSTMLAIAAAPFSHLGKHAPLVFTGKDGLPDSLMNYTMELQPKFKDSPAEGPYNHAWLTGDTGTLTKGAQSEIDDMLEISPPPAGIRIRGINTGQSGDGTGNPEYDKLMESGQP; this is translated from the coding sequence ATGAACAAAAACATATGGGCCACTGCCTTGACTACTGTATTGCTGGGAGCGGTGCTGGCAGGCTGTTCGGCAGGAAATAATTCAACTTCTGCGCAGCCGGACAACGGATCGCCGGCAACAGTCCCCGCACCTTGGCTCGCTACCAAAAATACAACCCGCATCAACACCTCAGACCCTGTCCAAGCAGCGGTACTTGTGTCACAAACGCTGTGGACGGCAGAAACGAAGAGCAGCCGGCCTGCCAGTGTAGTCCTGACCGATGTCAGCAGCTGGCAGATTGCTGCGGCAAGTACGGACTTAATTCATCATCCAAGCAATGGTCCGGTGCTTTTCTTCACTAAAGATGGTATACCCGATGCTACCCTGACGGAGCTGAAACGGCTGAAGCCGTCGGGAGCGGAGAGCAACAAAGGAATTCAGGCGGTTCTGGCCGGACCGGTGGCTGCGGGCGTGGAGGAACAATTGAAGGAACTTGGCTTGAAGATAGACAAGATTGAAGGGAGCGGCCCGGCGGAGATAGCGAAGTCGATTGATGATTATTATGCAAAAGTGTCCGGCAACTTACCGCAAAGTGTCATAATCGGCTCCATGGACAGTCCAGAATATACACTGCCGGCGGTCAATTGGATCGCACATATGCCGGAACCCCTGCTCTATGTGAGTAAGGATGAAATTCCGGCGGCTACGGCTGAGGCACTTAAAGCCCGCAACGGCAGTGCAGCCATCTACATTCTCGGTCCCACGTCTGCGGTCTCCGCAGACGTTGAAGCACAACTTAAGGAATACGGATCGGTAACCCGTATTTCCGGTGATGATCCCTATGCCAACGCTATCGCTTTTGCCAGGTTCAAAGATGAGAGCAACGGTTTCGGCTGGGGCATCACAACTCCAGGACATAACCTGTCGCTGCTGACCCCAGATTCAACGATGCTGGCTATTGCTGCTGCACCGTTCTCACACCTGGGCAAACATGCTCCCTTGGTATTCACCGGAAAAGACGGCCTGCCGGATTCATTAATGAATTACACGATGGAGCTTCAACCTAAATTCAAGGACTCTCCTGCGGAGGGCCCGTACAACCACGCCTGGCTGACCGGTGACACCGGTACACTTACTAAAGGTGCGCAAAGTGAAATCGATGATATGCTGGAGATTTCCCCGCCTCCGGCGGGAATCCGCATTCGGGGCATTAATACAGGTCAATCCGGTGATGGTACAGGCAACCCGGAATATGATAAGCTCATGGAGTCAGGTCAGCCCTAA
- a CDS encoding insulinase family protein gives MSSLKTGRIYSGFQVVHEEYIREIESTVFTMEHQPSGARLLFVQNQDDNKVFSISFRTPPGDSTGVFHILEHSVLCGSDKYPVKEPFVELLKGSMKTFLNAFTFADKTMYPVASRNHQDFSNLMEVYLDSVFKPNIYRQQEIFEQEGWHYELHRAEDELIYKGVVYNEMKGSYSSPVTVLIDRIKKSLYPDTVYRYSSGGDPQDIPALTYRQFLAAHSQYYHPSNSYFYLYGDVNIEERLEFIHQEYLKSYNRDDFDTAIPLQQPAGMTELTAEYPILETETAADKTYLSMNYVIGTSLDRELNLAFAILKNMLMDSNAAPLKRALLESGLGKDVFAFYSDSMVQPMLGITLTHSNPSSKDDFLDLVRATLSRLAAEGLDEKLVLAAVNSKEFELREADFIQYPKGLTYNIEVMKSWLYDGSPATHLEYEAVFASIREQCADRYFERLIETYLLNSDHCSVVILQPSATLAADKETSIRRQLAEYKASLSPEQRGQLVQRTQNLLDRQSRPDTAVDLRKLPKLSLQDINRSVPPQVPTQEYTLEGIKLIHHEIPTNKIAYIKLFWDTGVLAAEQIPYLVLLARALGQLETAAYSIEELTGEIGIKTGGIRFQNEVFGAGENSRTGYQPKFSARIKVMKGSIGESLTLLHELLYGSNLDNFTKLQEIVRREASHMESVLNQKGNEIAASRLLSYFSDMGAYEEQLGGVAYYRFIRELADGIDLKVEQLSEILKGICTALFNKRNLTLSVTGTSDIHAEFTAHLAQLDIQDRPVEPQPKLKAQNLGSNEGFMSASQVQYVVKGYDFTKLGFVYSGQMQVLKKILSLNYLWNTVRVKGGAYGGNLLLRRDGVLLFTSYRDPNLQETLEVYDQACRFAACFEADEEEMTQAIIGTLAMFEQPLSPSALRRRADRHYFEQITVEELQQERNEIFSATPEDIRHYAGLLKAVAEQNFFCVVGNESKMKSAQAIFGSLEELVK, from the coding sequence ATGAGCAGCTTAAAAACAGGCCGGATCTATTCTGGATTTCAAGTTGTACATGAGGAATATATCCGGGAAATTGAATCCACCGTATTCACAATGGAGCATCAGCCAAGCGGCGCGAGGCTGCTTTTTGTACAGAATCAAGATGACAACAAGGTGTTCAGCATAAGCTTCCGGACTCCGCCCGGTGACAGCACGGGAGTCTTTCATATTCTGGAGCATTCGGTGCTGTGCGGTTCGGATAAATATCCGGTAAAGGAGCCGTTTGTAGAGCTGCTTAAAGGCTCGATGAAGACGTTTCTCAACGCATTTACGTTTGCCGATAAGACCATGTATCCGGTGGCAAGCCGGAACCACCAGGATTTCTCCAACCTGATGGAGGTCTATCTGGACAGTGTGTTTAAGCCGAATATCTACAGGCAGCAGGAGATTTTTGAACAGGAGGGCTGGCATTACGAACTGCACCGTGCGGAGGATGAACTGATCTACAAAGGCGTGGTATACAACGAGATGAAAGGCTCCTATTCCTCGCCGGTTACGGTACTGATTGACCGGATCAAAAAGTCCCTGTACCCGGACACGGTTTACCGGTATTCCTCGGGCGGAGATCCGCAAGATATTCCTGCATTGACCTACAGGCAGTTCCTTGCTGCGCACAGCCAATATTACCACCCGTCCAACAGCTATTTTTATCTGTATGGAGACGTTAATATCGAAGAGCGGCTGGAGTTCATCCATCAGGAATATCTAAAATCGTACAACCGCGATGATTTCGATACCGCCATTCCTCTTCAGCAGCCGGCCGGAATGACGGAGCTTACGGCGGAATACCCCATTCTGGAAACCGAAACCGCTGCTGACAAGACCTATCTGAGCATGAACTATGTGATCGGAACGTCCTTGGACCGGGAACTGAATCTCGCCTTTGCTATTCTGAAAAACATGCTGATGGACAGCAATGCGGCTCCGTTAAAACGGGCACTGCTCGAAAGCGGTCTGGGCAAAGACGTTTTTGCTTTTTATTCCGACAGTATGGTCCAGCCGATGCTGGGCATTACATTGACCCATTCCAATCCTTCCTCCAAGGATGATTTCCTGGACCTGGTCCGAGCTACGTTAAGCCGCCTAGCTGCGGAAGGTTTAGATGAGAAGCTGGTACTGGCTGCGGTCAACAGCAAAGAATTTGAACTGCGTGAAGCAGACTTTATCCAATACCCGAAAGGGCTGACCTATAATATTGAGGTTATGAAGTCCTGGCTGTACGATGGCTCACCAGCAACCCATTTGGAGTATGAAGCCGTGTTTGCTTCCATCCGGGAACAATGTGCAGACCGTTATTTTGAGCGGCTGATCGAAACCTATTTGCTGAACAGTGACCACTGCAGTGTAGTAATACTCCAACCTTCTGCTACTCTGGCAGCCGACAAGGAAACGTCCATCCGCCGGCAGCTTGCCGAATATAAGGCATCCCTGTCCCCGGAACAGCGTGGGCAGCTTGTTCAGCGTACACAGAATCTGCTGGACCGGCAGAGCCGCCCGGACACGGCCGTGGATCTGCGCAAGCTCCCGAAGCTGTCTCTTCAGGACATTAACCGCAGCGTCCCTCCTCAAGTTCCTACACAGGAGTACACGCTGGAAGGGATAAAGCTGATTCACCATGAGATTCCCACGAACAAAATTGCCTATATCAAGCTATTTTGGGACACGGGAGTTCTTGCGGCGGAACAGATTCCTTATCTTGTGCTGCTGGCGAGAGCGCTCGGCCAATTGGAGACCGCCGCTTACAGTATTGAAGAACTCACGGGTGAAATCGGGATCAAAACCGGGGGGATTCGTTTTCAGAATGAGGTGTTTGGAGCGGGTGAAAATTCGCGAACAGGCTATCAGCCCAAATTCAGCGCACGCATAAAAGTCATGAAAGGGAGCATCGGCGAATCCCTGACGCTGCTTCATGAGCTGCTCTACGGCAGCAATCTGGATAACTTCACCAAGCTGCAGGAAATCGTCCGCCGGGAAGCCTCGCATATGGAATCGGTCCTGAACCAGAAAGGCAATGAAATCGCAGCCAGCCGTTTGCTGTCCTATTTCTCCGACATGGGGGCATATGAGGAACAGCTCGGGGGCGTGGCCTATTACCGTTTTATCCGGGAGCTTGCAGACGGTATAGACCTTAAGGTCGAACAGCTCTCTGAAATCCTAAAGGGGATCTGTACAGCCTTATTCAATAAGCGGAATTTAACGCTTTCTGTGACGGGGACTTCAGATATCCATGCAGAGTTCACTGCACATTTGGCACAACTGGACATCCAAGACCGGCCGGTGGAGCCGCAACCTAAGCTTAAGGCGCAAAATCTCGGAAGTAACGAAGGGTTCATGTCCGCAAGCCAGGTGCAGTATGTGGTTAAGGGGTACGACTTCACCAAACTTGGTTTTGTCTATTCAGGCCAGATGCAGGTGCTCAAAAAAATCCTCAGCCTGAATTACCTCTGGAACACGGTGCGGGTAAAAGGCGGGGCGTATGGCGGGAATCTGCTCCTGCGCAGAGACGGGGTGCTTTTGTTCACTTCCTATCGGGACCCGAATCTGCAGGAGACACTGGAAGTCTACGATCAGGCCTGCCGTTTTGCTGCGTGCTTTGAAGCGGATGAGGAAGAGATGACCCAAGCGATCATCGGCACGCTGGCGATGTTTGAACAGCCGCTCAGTCCCAGCGCACTCCGGCGGCGGGCGGACCGGCATTATTTTGAACAGATTACCGTAGAAGAGCTGCAGCAGGAGCGGAATGAAATCTTCTCGGCAACACCCGAAGATATCAGGCATTATGCCGGACTGCTTAAGGCGGTGGCGGAACAGAATTTCTTCTGTGTGGTTGGCAATGAATCCAAGATGAAATCGGCACAAGCAATATTTGGCAGCCTGGAGGAACTGGTGAAATAA
- a CDS encoding response regulator transcription factor: MKTQILIIDDEWNMRNLLRIYLQKEGFATQEAATGQEALRMIGKQEFDLLLLDVMMPDTDGWQVCRAVREQTQIPILMLTARTETKDKVLGLGIGADDYLTKPFEPEELLARIHSLLRRSSMARTVEQQEKQLNYLGLRILPDAREVHIEGKRVDFTLKEFDLLAMLARSSQRVFTRDELVERLWGNDYGGETRVIDTHIKNIREKLQKAGLPYNPIQTVWGLGYKFQVPGTSE; the protein is encoded by the coding sequence ATGAAAACACAAATTTTAATTATTGACGACGAATGGAACATGCGGAATTTGCTGCGCATTTATTTGCAGAAGGAAGGCTTTGCCACCCAAGAGGCAGCTACCGGGCAAGAGGCTCTTCGTATGATCGGGAAGCAGGAATTCGACCTGCTCCTGTTGGATGTCATGATGCCGGATACGGATGGCTGGCAGGTCTGCCGCGCCGTGAGGGAGCAAACGCAGATTCCCATTCTGATGCTTACCGCACGTACTGAAACGAAGGACAAGGTGCTTGGGCTGGGGATTGGCGCAGATGACTATCTGACCAAACCCTTTGAGCCGGAAGAATTGCTGGCCCGGATTCATTCTTTGCTGCGGCGCTCATCAATGGCCCGGACAGTGGAACAGCAGGAGAAGCAGCTGAATTATCTGGGATTGCGAATCCTGCCGGATGCCCGCGAGGTGCATATTGAAGGGAAGCGTGTTGATTTTACCTTGAAGGAATTTGATCTCCTGGCCATGCTGGCGCGGAGCAGCCAGCGGGTGTTCACCAGGGACGAGCTGGTTGAACGTCTATGGGGCAATGATTATGGCGGAGAAACGCGCGTGATCGACACGCATATCAAGAACATCCGCGAGAAGCTGCAAAAAGCCGGTCTGCCGTATAATCCGATACAAACAGTATGGGGGCTGGGTTATAAATTTCAGGTTCCCGGCACAAGCGAATGA